From a region of the Vagococcus coleopterorum genome:
- the dltD gene encoding D-alanyl-lipoteichoic acid biosynthesis protein DltD, with protein MDFNKKIILSVGPIVLAGLVVIASLCIPTKAPVVSKEMICQSATALDKKVYTGELVVNQALSDPKYIPFIGASELSRFDMFHPNVLAEKYSRNYRPYLLGQSGSSLLNQYTMLNSLNNAPASGKIVAIVALSSFEDNDYQNDNFVNSYSELQTMKWLSSLEKVTEEDKIFADNLLQMPGSIISPVFNQALKKVSNGEKPNDFHRLVSKMKYYFDKNIETRFGVKVDDNPKHKKSKMYIYNNGIAENLNSLPDTYDEETLFKLSEKIGKKYSSNNKVGYYNPFYKMNIKNKPHKFNQMSGKYKDRYHGISKGFADFELLLSEIAERKLDAYFILPTMHPEWLKHTGLPKKSIDDLNAKLTEQLTSQGFNNILDMNQLSGDYLMQDPLHIGWRGWMELDKAIKPFLEGPKNPNLDYQLNDKFYSDEWKNYRP; from the coding sequence ATGGATTTCAATAAAAAAATTATTTTAAGTGTTGGGCCAATCGTTTTGGCGGGCTTGGTTGTAATTGCAAGTCTTTGTATACCAACCAAAGCTCCTGTCGTAAGCAAGGAGATGATATGTCAGTCAGCTACTGCTTTAGATAAAAAAGTATATACTGGGGAACTAGTTGTTAATCAAGCGCTATCTGATCCGAAATACATTCCGTTCATTGGCGCATCTGAACTGAGTCGTTTTGACATGTTCCATCCGAATGTATTAGCTGAGAAATATAGTCGAAACTATCGACCTTATTTATTGGGGCAGTCAGGTTCCTCTTTGCTTAATCAATACACGATGCTTAATTCGTTAAATAATGCTCCAGCATCAGGAAAAATTGTAGCTATTGTTGCATTATCTAGCTTTGAAGATAATGATTATCAAAATGATAATTTTGTCAATTCATACTCTGAATTGCAAACGATGAAATGGTTATCTAGTCTTGAAAAGGTAACAGAAGAAGATAAAATTTTTGCAGATAACTTACTACAAATGCCAGGATCTATTATTAGTCCCGTTTTTAATCAGGCGCTGAAGAAAGTTTCAAATGGTGAAAAACCAAATGATTTCCATAGACTAGTCTCTAAAATGAAGTATTACTTTGATAAAAATATTGAGACTCGCTTTGGTGTGAAAGTGGATGACAATCCAAAACACAAAAAATCTAAGATGTATATTTACAATAATGGTATTGCAGAAAATTTGAATAGTTTGCCTGACACTTATGATGAAGAAACCCTGTTTAAGTTATCAGAAAAAATTGGGAAAAAATACAGTTCTAATAATAAAGTAGGTTATTACAATCCATTTTATAAAATGAATATTAAAAATAAACCACATAAATTCAATCAAATGAGTGGTAAGTATAAAGATCGTTATCACGGTATTTCAAAAGGTTTTGCAGATTTCGAACTGCTTCTATCTGAAATTGCAGAACGTAAGTTAGATGCGTACTTTATCTTGCCAACAATGCATCCAGAGTGGCTTAAACATACTGGCTTGCCGAAGAAAAGTATTGACGATTTAAACGCTAAGCTAACAGAGCAATTAACTAGCCAAGGATTCAATAATATTTTAGATATGAACCAGTTGTCGGGTGATTACTTGATGCAAGATCCACTTCATATTGGTTGGCGAGGTTGGATGGAATTAGATAAAGCTATCAAACCATTCTTAGAAGGACCAAAAAATCCTAACCTAGACTATCAATTAAATGATAAATTTTATTCAGACGAATGGAAAAATTATCGACCTTAA
- the dltD gene encoding D-alanyl-lipoteichoic acid biosynthesis protein DltD has protein sequence MSRNKKIVLIFGPICFSLLLVVLVFLSGITIGISNSEKEFQSTARNTKQVTGVNIRKNILQDEKYVPVYSSSEMAIFDEFHPSVLAEKYDRDYRLLIAGKDAQGSLTHFLEINSTQNEHKNKKIILIISPNSFGNVGGISNKYYGRYHSPLQIYSWLDSLVSVSDRDVYIAKRLLSYDLVMQDSTIKLILENIAYNKKISSKDKLVSKLHKNVLLSQDSLYSLVEENRFNSMNLDESDTVKGMNNFEYARKFKMKKLPAQDDYDALMNLAYEIGEEEGSNNPFGFFDDKFKRDIGKKLPTYKNSRANYQYTKSQEYSDYELLLSEVARLNMDPLIIIDQNQKKWNDYTGITSDEQTNVIKKLEYQLKKQGFNNYHITKNTYPFGYVDGAHVGRQGWVELDQIIKEFMARDYKAPEVKIDDYFFSKEWQMFDPSSN, from the coding sequence ATGAGTAGAAATAAAAAAATCGTTTTAATTTTTGGACCGATTTGTTTCAGTCTGTTACTAGTTGTCCTAGTATTCTTAAGTGGAATAACCATTGGTATTAGTAATTCTGAAAAAGAATTTCAATCAACGGCTCGAAATACAAAGCAAGTTACTGGAGTGAATATTAGAAAAAACATACTCCAAGATGAAAAGTATGTGCCTGTTTATTCTTCATCGGAAATGGCAATTTTCGATGAATTTCATCCAAGTGTTTTAGCTGAAAAATATGATAGGGATTATCGTTTGCTTATTGCAGGGAAAGATGCTCAAGGAAGTTTAACTCATTTTTTAGAGATAAACAGTACACAGAACGAACATAAAAATAAGAAAATCATTTTAATTATATCTCCAAATTCCTTTGGAAATGTAGGTGGTATTTCTAATAAATACTACGGTAGGTATCATTCACCACTGCAAATATATTCTTGGTTAGATAGCTTAGTTAGCGTTTCAGATCGAGATGTTTATATTGCGAAGAGATTATTATCATATGATTTAGTTATGCAAGACTCTACGATTAAATTGATATTGGAAAATATTGCTTATAATAAAAAAATTAGTTCAAAAGATAAACTGGTTTCAAAACTACATAAAAATGTTTTGCTATCACAAGATTCTTTATATAGTTTAGTTGAAGAGAATAGGTTTAATAGCATGAATCTTGATGAATCAGATACTGTAAAAGGTATGAATAATTTTGAGTATGCTAGAAAATTCAAAATGAAAAAATTACCTGCTCAAGATGATTATGATGCATTGATGAATTTAGCATACGAAATTGGTGAAGAAGAGGGTAGCAATAATCCGTTTGGTTTTTTTGATGATAAATTTAAAAGAGACATAGGTAAAAAACTTCCAACTTACAAAAATTCTAGAGCAAATTATCAGTATACTAAGTCTCAAGAATATTCGGATTATGAGCTGTTGTTATCTGAAGTTGCAAGATTAAATATGGATCCGTTAATAATAATTGATCAAAATCAAAAAAAATGGAACGACTACACCGGTATTACATCCGACGAACAAACTAATGTAATAAAAAAATTAGAGTATCAACTAAAAAAACAAGGTTTTAATAATTATCACATAACGAAAAATACATATCCTTTTGGTTATGTTGATGGTGCCCATGTAGGACGACAAGGGTGGGTTGAACTGGATCAAATCATCAAAGAGTTTATGGCCCGCGATTATAAGGCACCAGAAGTAAAGATTGATGATTATTTCTTCTCGAAAGAATGGCAAATGTTTGATCCAAGCTCAAATTAG
- the dltC gene encoding D-alanine--poly(phosphoribitol) ligase subunit DltC, translating into MEIKEIVLDILEDLTGTDEVREDLSLDLFEEGLLDSLAVVQFLVDIEEKTGKPMLVTEFHKEEWATPQTIIDKVVAFQ; encoded by the coding sequence ATGGAAATTAAAGAAATCGTTTTAGATATTTTAGAAGATTTGACTGGAACAGATGAAGTGAGAGAAGATTTAAGCTTAGATTTATTCGAAGAAGGATTACTGGATTCGTTAGCAGTTGTTCAATTTTTAGTAGATATTGAAGAGAAAACTGGTAAACCAATGTTAGTGACAGAATTTCATAAAGAAGAATGGGCAACACCGCAAACTATCATTGATAAAGTAGTGGCGTTTCAGTAA
- the dltB gene encoding D-alanyl-lipoteichoic acid biosynthesis protein DltB — MIRQFLSYFPSYSPYENPSYFILLGVALIPLVVQLLRGKRMMWYQNILTVYFLIISFGGPSLRSAFALCSYILWQTILVYIYFKYRQKRNNTGIFYGAVTLAILPLFLVKIIPFINSRTWFEPVVNNHPSLLSVPSFIGFLGISYLTFKAVQMVMEIRDGIITEYHIGRYLQFMLFFPTISSGPIDRYRRFESDLLNAPEKNEYVDMLSTGIHKIFMGFVYKFILAYLFGTILLPKMSHAAIADGGISWGLIGYMYIYTFYLFFDFAGYSLFAIGTSNIMGYNTPENFNKPFLAKNIKDFWDRWHISLSSWFRDYIYMRLMFTLLKKKVFKSRVVASNVGYFVLFLIMALWHGLTWFYLVYGLYHATLVCVTDWWLRFKRKHRKKLPKNKYTHAFAVVLTFHAVAFGLLLFSGFLDTLLFK, encoded by the coding sequence ATGATTCGTCAATTTTTGAGTTATTTCCCATCTTATTCGCCTTACGAGAATCCCTCATACTTTATTTTGTTAGGAGTGGCGTTAATCCCTCTAGTTGTCCAACTGCTAAGAGGAAAAAGAATGATGTGGTACCAAAACATTCTTACCGTTTATTTTTTGATTATTAGTTTTGGTGGACCTAGTCTTAGATCAGCATTTGCATTGTGTTCATATATCCTTTGGCAAACAATTTTAGTTTACATTTATTTTAAATATAGACAAAAACGAAATAATACGGGAATTTTTTATGGCGCAGTTACGTTAGCCATTTTGCCATTATTTTTAGTGAAAATCATTCCGTTCATCAATAGCAGAACATGGTTTGAACCAGTGGTTAATAATCACCCTTCACTATTGTCGGTCCCCTCTTTTATTGGTTTTTTAGGAATTTCCTATTTGACATTTAAAGCGGTACAAATGGTAATGGAAATACGAGATGGTATTATCACGGAATATCATATTGGTCGTTATTTACAGTTTATGCTATTTTTCCCAACTATTTCATCAGGACCGATTGATCGTTATCGTCGCTTTGAAAGCGATTTGCTCAATGCCCCTGAAAAAAATGAATATGTTGATATGCTTTCAACAGGGATTCATAAGATTTTTATGGGATTTGTTTATAAATTTATATTGGCATATTTATTCGGCACCATCTTGTTACCCAAAATGTCTCATGCAGCGATTGCTGATGGCGGGATTTCCTGGGGATTGATTGGATATATGTATATTTATACATTCTACTTGTTTTTTGATTTTGCGGGTTACAGTCTATTTGCAATTGGAACAAGTAATATTATGGGATATAATACGCCTGAAAACTTTAACAAACCATTTTTAGCTAAAAATATTAAAGATTTTTGGGATCGCTGGCATATATCGCTTTCATCATGGTTTAGAGATTATATATACATGAGACTGATGTTTACCTTGCTAAAGAAAAAAGTTTTTAAAAGTCGAGTGGTAGCGTCTAATGTTGGGTACTTTGTCTTATTCCTAATTATGGCATTATGGCATGGATTAACGTGGTTTTACTTAGTCTATGGTTTGTATCATGCTACATTAGTTTGTGTGACCGACTGGTGGCTCCGTTTTAAACGAAAACATCGTAAAAAATTACCGAAGAATAAGTATACACACGCATTTGCAGTGGTATTGACTTTCCACGCAGTGGCGTTTGGATTATTATTATTTTCGGGATTTTTAGATACATTATTATTTAAATAA